The segment tatgcagagaagaatgggagaaactacctaAAAATAGCTTGTAGCTCATACCCAAGAAGTTGTGCGGCTGTAATCACTGCAAGGTGCTTcaacgaagtactgagtaaagggaatacctatttaaatgtgatatttcagtagttaaaaaaaaatgtttttgtaatgatcttcgtctgttgtttgtagaaagtcagaccgaaatgcagcgtgtaggttactcatgacttttaatgaagaaaatacggtacatgaaataactgaaaatacgaaaacaacaaacgagtgaaactaattacagcctatctggtgactaacacaaagacaggtacaatcagcctacccaaacatataacaaaaacacaagatacaatgaccaaggcgtgacagtttttTACAAatctgcaaacatttctaaaaacctgtttttgctttgtcattatgttaaaatgtgtgtagattgatgaggggggaagaaactatttaatccattatagaataaggttttacaaaatgtggaaaaaaatcaaggggtctgaatactttccgaatgcactgtatattgtgGAAAGTCACTTTGTCAGGTGAGGTAAACCAGTATCTGTCTCTTTACAGCTAGCGGAGCCAAACTACCAGTTGCTTGGCAACCTCTACTTCCTGAATGACactctattccatttatagtgcactaattttgaccagagtcctatgggccctggtcaaaagtagtgcactacatagggaatcgGGTGCAATTTGGAACTAATATCCATGCTCTGTGGAAATGCAGTGAAAACCTACTAATTGCACTGTAGTTCTTTCACAGCTGTAGTTCTTtcaaagcaaacaaccaaaaaTGATATAGGTTAAAGAGACAGATTGAGTTAATAAGTGAGATGGTGAGAGATGGACAACTGGTGTTATATACAGAGAGAAAATAAAAAGTATTGCAGGTACACATAACTCTGAAGCAGTATCATTGACCAAACCATCTCCAACAAAAAAGAAATCAAGAATGAACATGGAAGCTGAGgagaacaaaaataaataaaaagaatgACAAATGATACAATAAATGTAAAAAGTTGAGCTGTTCACAACAAGCCAACAataaagtcaaataaaaaaatgtagagCAAATTTGTTTTTATTCTAATAAAATGCAGACACTGAACATGACAAACAAATGCAACAGAATAAGAATTGATAGATTAACAAAATAATTGTTcaaattgaacaaaaatataagttTTAAATCACTGTAAGGATGAGTtaactgtacagcactttgtgaaactgctgatgtaaaaagggcattataaatacatttgactgattgACTAGATGTGAATGTTGATGTTTGTAGCCACATTGCAGATTTCTAGCCTTCCTGGCCCCGGCCAGCAGttttgcgttccaaatggcaccctatttcctatttagcgcactacttttgaccagagcacattgggccctggtcaacattCGTGTggtatatagagaatagagttccatttcgGACGCAGCCCAGGAATGATTGGTCACCTGTAGGTTTCCTCCTAGCACAGGGGTGGGCCTGGGCAGGACGCGAGTGTCGGACCGCAGTAGACTTTAACACACTCTTCCGAGATGGAGAGGAGCGCATCTCAGCTTTCTTGGTCAGCTCAGTCTTCTTAATCACGGCTagcagaagagggagagacatagttaaagagagaaaggggaagacaaACAAGTAACAtaagaagaaagagaaggaagagggagagatagtcaaagagagaaaaggaaggaAAGGATAGTGTGACAGAGGTTTGGTAGGACAGAACCACTCACCTGATTCCCAGTTAACACTCACTTGAGATCTTAAAGGCTTTTAAAGATGATTATCTTTGACAATTATAATGAAAGAGAATAACAAAATCTGTCAATTAATAATATATAACTACAAAGAACTATATAGAAATGAAGTGTTGTTGGTTTCCAAGAAAACATATccagcctagtcctggactaaaacgTCATTTCAAAGGAGGTTCTTCACTGAAGTGTCCGGGAAACTGGCCCTCTAGAGTAACAAACTGAGCAGAGATctacaccaaatcaaatcaaacagaaTTAAATAAGCTGTCAATAATAATgaataacaaaaaatatatatttttaaacaacaaCTACAAAAAACAGAGTAACAAACTCATTTGGAGAAATACTGTAGTTCTGAACCTTTTGTCTTCTTGACGTCCTCCCTGGGGATATAGACCGGCTGCTTGTGAATGGGTTTACGTTCTGGTGTGGAGACGTGCCCCTCGCGCGCTTTCACCCGCCCCCCTTTAGCCTTGGGATTCACTGGCTGCTTCTCCTGCTTCTGCTGTTGGGGAGTCTTCTCCTTCTTGACTGGTGGGGCTGGGACCCGGTCGGCTCTCAGGGGCTCGATCTGCTCTGTAGCCATGCTCTTGTCATCATCCACATCTACAGTGCAGAGGTCTACGTATAAAATAGACATGGTAAGATCATCATGCAGTAGTACTACGGTCACAACACAATACATGGGAACAACACTCAGAAATTGGGCAAAACAGTGTTAACGTAACATTGTTATGATGATAAAATATGTCTTCATTATGAAAAGGCTGTAATAAACATGAACATGCATATGTACTATTTAATTTTCTAATATCTGATTATATAATTATTTGTTGTCACTGAAACGTAATTTATCTGTCATTGAAACCTGTATTATGGGATGATAACAGAGAGAAATCTCACCTTGAGTGTCGACCCAAGAGCTGTCTAGGATTGAGTCGTCCATGGTGGTCTCGTCTCTGTCgtagctctctgtctgtccctcggTCTCTGTCTGCACCTCCTTCTCTGGGGAGGCCTGCACCTCCTTCTCACAGACCTCCTCTGAGACATCCCCCACCTCCTCCAGACTTGCTGCCTCCATGATCTCCACCTCCTgggactcctcctcctcctcttcctcctgctcgtGGAGAGCCTGTGGTGTCTCAGGCTCAGGTGGAGCAGAGAAACGCACGCTGTGTCCTGGCTCCTCACCCTCGTCGATGGTTTGGACTACAGTGATGAAGTCATCTTCTACAGTCACCACTGACTCTATGGCAGCTCTGGGCTCTGGAACATCATCCACCGCTGCTCCTGCCCCTGCCAGAACTTCaccatcttcctcttcttcttcttcttcttcttcttcttcttcttcttcttcctccttgtCTTTCATTATATCCTTCTCAaacttctcttctttctctccaggaTTTGTTGGTTTTATCTCTATCATGATTTCCTCCTGTTCCACCACCTGCTCTATATaatcctcctccccatcttcctTTTGCTTTTCTTCTATGTGCTTTTCTTTGACCTCTACAACCTGCTCCTTCTTCAGCTTCTCTTCGCTAACtttccccttctcttcttctgtggtgctcaCACCACCACCTGACACAGACGGAGATGTCGCCATGAAGTCAACCTTCGGAGGCGTTGTCTGACCTCCCGTCTGTTTAGGTTTCTCTGTGTCCATAACTGGAACCTTCTCATCTTCTGTGGTGCTCACACCACCACCTGACACAGACGGAGATGTCACCATGAAGTCAACCGTCGGAGGCGTTGTCTGACCTCCCGTCTGTTTAGGTTTCTCGGTGTCCATAACTGGAACCTTCtcttcttctgtggtgctcaCACCACCACCTGACACAGACGGAGATGCTGCCATGAAGTCAACCTTCGGAGGCGTTGTCTGACCTCCCGTCTGTTTAGGTTTCTCGGTGTCCATAACTGGAACCTTCTCTTCTTCTGTGGTGCTCTCCACGGAGGAGGCCGGGGAGGGCCTGGCGGGCCTGCTGATCCGGTCCTTGGCAACCCCAGTCAGTTGGTAGACATCTTCGGCATCCACCTCCTCGTATGCCTCCTGGTGCACCAAGAACTTGTCCTTCACCTTCTCCCTTAACTCCTGCAGCTCTCGCTCCTCCTCCATGCTCAGGGGCCTGTCCTCCATCTCCAGCCGGCGGATCTGCCTCTCGTAGGCAGCTATCTCAGCATCTGTCTCTGGTCCCTCGTTCTCTGCCTTTCCCTCCTCATCCAGGGTGACCATTACCGTAGGAGTCACAAAGGACTCTGCTGACTTCAGAGCTGAAGCCGGTTTGTCGTTTTGGTCCTCCTTGGCAGATTTTTCATGGCTGATCTCTTTGTTGTCTTTTTCCTCTGAAGCGGAATCTTTCCGTCCCACTTGTTTTGCTTCTTCCTTTTCTTTGGAACCGTCACACACAGTTAACTGATTTGTCTTCTCGTCTCCGGCTAGTTTGTCTCTAGCTTCAATCTTCAGTTTTTCCTCTGCCATCTTTTCCTCCAGAGCCATAGGGGTGAAGCGCTGGGGTGGGGAGTCAATGGGACTATGGAGGTCAGCAGGGGAAGGCATGGGTCCTGAGTACTCACTGAACACACAGTAACCCAACTCTTCCAGCTGGCTCTCACTCTTGGCAAGACTCTGGCTCTGATTCTGGTCCCCCAGGACCAGGTTGGCCAGGGAGTCGCTCCCAATGCCTTGGGCGTCTGCAGGGACAGACATCCTCCTCATGGTCGCTGGGTCATTGTTCTCAGAAGCTAGTCTAGACCTGGTGCCTGCAAGGTCCAGCATCTCAGGTAGGTCAGGAGCCATGACTGTCCCGTTTTTGTAGTAGTATTTGGGTGGAAAGGGAGACTCTGGCGACTCTGACCCCTGGGGGCTGGTCTTTTCGCCGGGGATCTCTCCTGTGATGTAGGGAGGAGACGAGGAGTCGGACGTGACTGAGGCGGCCGTCTCCAGGATCAGGGGAGGGAAAGGCGGGGGCACCTTCTCTGCAGACAGGGTGGTAACTGGGAGATAGTTGACAGACTCATCCAGACTGCCACTGGTAAAAGACATGATGTCCGTGGCCAGTGGGGAGAAGTTCCTAGGTAGGCCCTGGCCACTGGGATCCATCGATCCAATCGTAATGTTGAGAGAGTAGCTTCTCTGATCCAGGGCCAATTTCCCGGGGGAAAGCCTACATTCGTTGCTCCTGTCCAGGGCCGGTAAGGTATCCTTTTGATCTCCCATCGGACTGGTCTTGGTGTCTGGCTTCTTCTCCACTGACTGTGTTTGTGCCAACATGCTGTAGTTGATCTCAGGGGGTGACGTAACTGTTGGGGAGCTTCTCCCTAAGCTCTTCTCTTGACCTGCGGTGCTCAGTTCATAATAACCTTCTGCTGCTTGAGCCTCCTTGGATCCCTCATCTGCCTTCAGGGCCAAAGTCTCGAAATAAGACGACATGCCAGATTTGTCTTTGTTAGAGTCAGAGGAGACACCTTGACCTTGATCTTTGTCTCCAGCTCTAGTGAACCCAGACACTGCAACCGTTGTGAGGTTACTGGACTCAAGAACTTCTACTGACGGCTGCTTCTCTGAGACTGTTTTAGGTTCATCTGATATAGACATTTTGGTAGGCTCTTTGGCTTGGCTCTGGCTGTTAGAAAGGGAAGGGGACGGAGAAGCCATTTCTGTTTTGGGGTACAGGGGGGGTGCTGTGTGGTCCCCGCTGGAGAAAGCTGGACACTCTGGTTCAGTGTCTGGGCTGAGGCATCCACTCTCACTGCCTGGTTTCTCCATGTCCATCTTTAAGTCTGTAAGTTAAATCTTTAGTCGTTAGTTTGGTTTTGCTTCAACACTCAACTATTAATTGTAGTACTTTGTTTAAGGACAGCCATTTTAAATAGGGCCAGCCATACTATCACAGACACAGGCAAAGCTCTGCTTACTGTTGCACAGTACAGAGGGCATCGCACATCACTGAGGAGGCAGGACAGGAGCATGAGGCGGAACCCACTCTCATATGGACAGAACAGAGGCATGGAACGTGATGGAACCGGAATGACGGAATTGGAATGCGCAGGCAGCCATACTGTTGATGGATGAGAAGAACCAAGCAATGAGGAATGGAATGGTTTTCAGACGAGTGACGCCTTGACAATCTAATAGAGGTAAAATAATAGCCTTTCTGTCATTCTGTCAATTCTTAGTGACAAATCCTAATGATTTGCATTTAGCTAAATAATTACTTTACACCATGATTTGTCAGTGTGTGTAGAATAATTTTATCTTTGATTAATTAACATTGAATACATATTTAACTGTTAACTTTGAGGACGATATACAATAGTATATCTTTATTACAAGTTGTTAGTATAAAGTTCTTAAGTTCAACTAAGAAATAAACATTTGAACAACAGGAAAAATGACAGAATAACACAATATCAAACAGATGAAAACCAGTGAAATGGCACAAATGAATACAATGACAAAATAATGAAAACCCTCTGATAGTATTACAATGACAGCTTAAGGAAAGTTGAACAGAAAATACTGTTGAAACCAATAGAGAACGGATGATTTACATGATAAATAATTGAGACGTCTATATGGGATAGCACACTGCCAGAAAGACACTGAGTGATAGGTTAACACCAGTGAGACATCAATACATTGATAGCTAGCATCAGAGAGGGAAAGCACAGTTAGGAGGATCGGCAACATTTCATTAATACACAGACACGAAAAGGCCGGCCTCAAAATCTGCAACTAGAAACTGAAAACACAAGCAAGGAAAAGGCTAAAATAAACATGTCTCCTAGCTTTCACCATCAAGCCCGTGTTGCCTTGCAGCCTTTAGCAGAGCGTAGAGCGCGGGGGGGGGGCAACTTTGAGCCATTCCACCTCATTTAATCACTGATGAATTCCCTTAAAGCCTAAACGTTCTCATTTTCTATAAACAATACAATAACATGCATCCTGGGAGACCAGAAagagggcagacagacacaccTTCATCAaggctctcctccttcccctcaggcactgccacctcctcctcctcaacctcctcctccctcccgttAGGGCCATCAAGAGCAGCACTAAATGCCACTGCCTGCACAGGGGGCCCAGCCTGGGCCTCGCCTACAGCCGCAGCCTGTTCTAAGGGCTTGGTTAGGGGGCCGTCTGGCTCAGGCTCATCCCCACTCCACAGCTCCTCAAGAGCAGCCACGATTTCTGCTGCTGCcccttccatctcctcctcctcctcctcctcctccaacaccaacacttcttcctcctcctcctcctcctcctcctctttgaaGTTATCTGTAAGAGCCTCGACAGTCTCTACTTTGCATAAAAGAAGGGGAGAGGTGGACAGTACACATCAAGACTATGGGTTGGCAACACAGACTTGGTTTACATGGGTACAAATCGGTGAGACACTTTAAGCTCTGTAAAGGTGGCTCACAGATATAGATGCACATGTCACAGATGTTGTAGCGTATGAGTGAGTGACGTTTCTCCCCTGGCCATGTGATTTGTTTGGGTTTGAACTGGATGGATGTTTTGGATCATAGAGTAAGCAGGCAGAGGCTTTTCTTTATAATAAAGATATCAAATAATCCTGAAAGAAAGACAGATACCAGTCCAGCACACTGTTGAATGTTCCTGCAGTTTTATTGAGTGCAACTGTGACAGAGAGGTCCCAAAAGTCTTTGTCAGACTATAAAAgaaccctctcctctgtctgtccaatCTGCTGTGGCTCTAAGTTATCAAAAAGGCACACAATGGCCATAGTCTTTCTttgtcacacacaccacatcaggTCTTTTTCATTCAAATGTTACTGTACATTTATCAGTAAGAAAATGCATGCATGATACACTATAACAGTATTTTGCAAGCAAAGTTGTGTGGCTATacatacagtcatggccaaaagttttgagaatgacacaaatattaattttcacaaagtttgctgcctcagcttgtatgatggcaatttgcatatactccagaatgttatgaagagtgagtgatcagatgaattgcaattttttgcaaagtccctctttgccatgcaaaacatttccactg is part of the Oncorhynchus gorbuscha isolate QuinsamMale2020 ecotype Even-year linkage group LG09, OgorEven_v1.0, whole genome shotgun sequence genome and harbors:
- the map2 gene encoding microtubule-associated protein 2 isoform X5, translated to MADSRQPEDSHPHWDTSGAQDPSPPPAHGANGYPPSYRACQPGTAHGAAPPSYTSRENGFNGDHAVTAEQVSARIVQEVTAEAVAVLKGEQETRLQSVEDTANLPPSPPPSPAAEHCFRPLEQDVGDEEKEVCPLRRFQNSRERCKFLAPSISVSVPEDDPYHSDEEYYDHPLFSPEWDRSVSSRPTVLAAAFRQIQETVEALTDNFKEEEEEEEEEEVLVLEEEEEEEEMEGAAAEIVAALEELWSGDEPEPDGPLTKPLEQAAAVGEAQAGPPVQAVAFSAALDGPNGREEEVEEEEVAVPEGKEESLDEDLKMDMEKPGSESGCLSPDTEPECPAFSSGDHTAPPLYPKTEMASPSPSLSNSQSQAKEPTKMSISDEPKTVSEKQPSVEVLESSNLTTVAVSGFTRAGDKDQGQGVSSDSNKDKSGMSSYFETLALKADEGSKEAQAAEGYYELSTAGQEKSLGRSSPTVTSPPEINYSMLAQTQSVEKKPDTKTSPMGDQKDTLPALDRSNECRLSPGKLALDQRSYSLNITIGSMDPSGQGLPRNFSPLATDIMSFTSGSLDESVNYLPVTTLSAEKVPPPFPPLILETAASVTSDSSSPPYITGEIPGEKTSPQGSESPESPFPPKYYYKNGTVMAPDLPEMLDLAGTRSRLASENNDPATMRRMSVPADAQGIGSDSLANLVLGDQNQSQSLAKSESQLEELGYCVFSEYSGPMPSPADLHSPIDSPPQRFTPMALEEKMAEEKLKIEARDKLAGDEKTNQLTVCDGSKEKEEAKQVGRKDSASEEKDNKEISHEKSAKEDQNDKPASALKSAESFVTPTVMVTLDEEGKAENEGPETDAEIAAYERQIRRLEMEDRPLSMEEERELQELREKVKDKFLVHQEAYEEVDAEDVYQLTGVAKDRISRPARPSPASSVESTTEEEKVPVMDTEKPKQTGGQTTPPKVDFMAASPSVSGGGVSTTEEEKVPVMDTEKPKQTGGQTTPPTVDFMVTSPSVSGGGVSTTEDEKGKVSEEKLKKEQVVEVKEKHIEEKQKEDGEEDYIEQVVEQEEIMIEIKPTNPGEKEEKFEKDIMKDKEEEEEEEEEEEEEEEEDGEVLAGAGAAVDDVPEPRAAIESVVTVEDDFITVVQTIDEGEEPGHSVRFSAPPEPETPQALHEQEEEEEEESQEVEIMEAASLEEVGDVSEEVCEKEVQASPEKEVQTETEGQTESYDRDETTMDDSILDSSWVDTQDLCTVDVDDDKSMATEQIEPLRADRVPAPPVKKEKTPQQQKQEKQPVNPKAKGGRVKAREGHVSTPERKPIHKQPVYIPREDVKKTKAVIKKTELTKKAEMRSSPSRKSVLKSTAVRHSRPAQAHPCARRKPTVGVPEGRRPLSVARQSRDRASVELDRPRPSSVGPRDTPTLHRLIDVDGGSQSPKRSSLPRPTSILSRRTHHHPHDQEESSTSITSSGSTAPRRPTSFRTEVRAEHRTGRAPSWTGTQSMRSRSLCSGPTTPRTPGSTAITPGTPPSYSYSCRTPGTPRTPGTPRSLSLLQEKKVALLRTPPKSPATTPKQLRVLNQPLPDLKNVKSKIGSTDNINYQPKGGQVQIQTKKIDLSHVTSKCGSLDNIRHRPGGGNVRIENVKLDFKDKAQPKVGSLDNAHHTPGGGLIMIESHKLLFRDTAKARVDHGAEIIMTQSPGMGMSGTLSPHRHSHLSSSDSINLLEPPQLATLADDVTTALTMQGL
- the map2 gene encoding microtubule-associated protein 2 isoform X11, with translation MADSRQPEDSHPHWDTSGAQDPSPPPAHGANGYPPSYRACQPGTAHGAAPPSYTSRENGFNGDHAVTAEQVSARIVQEVTAEAVAVLKGEQETRLQSVEDTANLPPSPPPSPAAEHCFRPLEQDLKMDMEKPGSESGCLSPDTEPECPAFSSGDHTAPPLYPKTEMASPSPSLSNSQSQAKEPTKMSISDEPKTVSEKQPSVEVLESSNLTTVAVSGFTRAGDKDQGQGVSSDSNKDKSGMSSYFETLALKADEGSKEAQAAEGYYELSTAGQEKSLGRSSPTVTSPPEINYSMLAQTQSVEKKPDTKTSPMGDQKDTLPALDRSNECRLSPGKLALDQRSYSLNITIGSMDPSGQGLPRNFSPLATDIMSFTSGSLDESVNYLPVTTLSAEKVPPPFPPLILETAASVTSDSSSPPYITGEIPGEKTSPQGSESPESPFPPKYYYKNGTVMAPDLPEMLDLAGTRSRLASENNDPATMRRMSVPADAQGIGSDSLANLVLGDQNQSQSLAKSESQLEELGYCVFSEYSGPMPSPADLHSPIDSPPQRFTPMALEEKMAEEKLKIEARDKLAGDEKTNQLTVCDGSKEKEEAKQVGRKDSASEEKDNKEISHEKSAKEDQNDKPASALKSAESFVTPTVMVTLDEEGKAENEGPETDAEIAAYERQIRRLEMEDRPLSMEEERELQELREKVKDKFLVHQEAYEEVDAEDVYQLTGVAKDRISRPARPSPASSVESTTEEEKVPVMDTEKPKQTGGQTTPPKVDFMAASPSVSGGGVSTTEEEKVPVMDTEKPKQTGGQTTPPTVDFMVTSPSVSGGGVSTTEDEKVPVMDTEKPKQTGGQTTPPKVDFMATSPSVSGGGVSTTEEEKGKVSEEKLKKEQVVEVKEKHIEEKQKEDGEEDYIEQVVEQEEIMIEIKPTNPGEKEEKFEKDIMKDKEEEEEEEEEEEEEEEEDGEVLAGAGAAVDDVPEPRAAIESVVTVEDDFITVVQTIDEGEEPGHSVRFSAPPEPETPQALHEQEEEEEEESQEVEIMEAASLEEVGDVSEEVCEKEVQASPEKEVQTETEGQTESYDRDETTMDDSILDSSWVDTQDLCTVDVDDDKSMATEQIEPLRADRVPAPPVKKEKTPQQQKQEKQPVNPKAKGGRVKAREGHVSTPERKPIHKQPVYIPREDVKKTKAVIKKTELTKKAEMRSSPSRKSVLKSTAVRHSRPAQAHPCARRKPTVGVPEGRRPLSVARQSRDRASVELDRPRPSSVGPRDTPTLHRLIDVDGGSQSPKRSSLPRPTSILSRRTHHHPHDQEESSTSITSSGSTAPRRPTSFRTEVRAEHRTGRAPSWTGTQSMRSRSLCSGPTTPRTPGSTAITPGTPPSYSYSCRTPGTPRTPGTPRSLSLLQEKKVALLRTPPKSPATTPKQLRVLNQPLPDLKNVKSKIGSTDNINYQPKGGQVQIQTKKIDLSHVTSKCGSLDNIRHRPGGGNVRIENVKLDFKDKAQPKVGSLDNAHHTPGGGLIMIESHKLLFRDTAKARVDHGAEIIMTQSPGMGMSGTLSPHRHSHLSSSDSINLLEPPQLATLADDVTTALTMQGL
- the map2 gene encoding microtubule-associated protein 2 isoform X8; its protein translation is MADSRQPEDSHPHWDTSGAQDPSPPPAHGANGYPPSYRACQPGTAHGAAPPSYTSRENGFNGDHAVTAEQVSARIVQEVTAEAVAVLKGEQETRLQSVEDTANLPPSPPPSPAAEHCFRPLEQVETVEALTDNFKEEEEEEEEEEVLVLEEEEEEEEMEGAAAEIVAALEELWSGDEPEPDGPLTKPLEQAAAVGEAQAGPPVQAVAFSAALDGPNGREEEVEEEEVAVPEGKEESLDEDLKMDMEKPGSESGCLSPDTEPECPAFSSGDHTAPPLYPKTEMASPSPSLSNSQSQAKEPTKMSISDEPKTVSEKQPSVEVLESSNLTTVAVSGFTRAGDKDQGQGVSSDSNKDKSGMSSYFETLALKADEGSKEAQAAEGYYELSTAGQEKSLGRSSPTVTSPPEINYSMLAQTQSVEKKPDTKTSPMGDQKDTLPALDRSNECRLSPGKLALDQRSYSLNITIGSMDPSGQGLPRNFSPLATDIMSFTSGSLDESVNYLPVTTLSAEKVPPPFPPLILETAASVTSDSSSPPYITGEIPGEKTSPQGSESPESPFPPKYYYKNGTVMAPDLPEMLDLAGTRSRLASENNDPATMRRMSVPADAQGIGSDSLANLVLGDQNQSQSLAKSESQLEELGYCVFSEYSGPMPSPADLHSPIDSPPQRFTPMALEEKMAEEKLKIEARDKLAGDEKTNQLTVCDGSKEKEEAKQVGRKDSASEEKDNKEISHEKSAKEDQNDKPASALKSAESFVTPTVMVTLDEEGKAENEGPETDAEIAAYERQIRRLEMEDRPLSMEEERELQELREKVKDKFLVHQEAYEEVDAEDVYQLTGVAKDRISRPARPSPASSVESTTEEEKVPVMDTEKPKQTGGQTTPPKVDFMAASPSVSGGGVSTTEEEKVPVMDTEKPKQTGGQTTPPTVDFMVTSPSVSGGGVSTTEDEKVPVMDTEKPKQTGGQTTPPKVDFMATSPSVSGGGVSTTEEEKGKVSEEKLKKEQVVEVKEKHIEEKQKEDGEEDYIEQVVEQEEIMIEIKPTNPGEKEEKFEKDIMKDKEEEEEEEEEEEEEEEEDGEVLAGAGAAVDDVPEPRAAIESVVTVEDDFITVVQTIDEGEEPGHSVRFSAPPEPETPQALHEQEEEEEEESQEVEIMEAASLEEVGDVSEEVCEKEVQASPEKEVQTETEGQTESYDRDETTMDDSILDSSWVDTQDLCTVDVDDDKSMATEQIEPLRADRVPAPPVKKEKTPQQQKQEKQPVNPKAKGGRVKAREGHVSTPERKPIHKQPVYIPREDVKKTKAVIKKTELTKKAEMRSSPSRKSVLKSTAVRHSRPAQAHPCARRKPTVGVPEGRRPLSVARQSRDRASVELDRPRPSSVGPRDTPTLHRLIDVDGGSQSPKRSSLPRPTSILSRRTHHHPHDQEESSTSITSSGSTAPRRPTSFRTEVRAEHRTGRAPSWTGTQSMRSRSLCSGPTTPRTPGSTAITPGTPPSYSYSCRTPGTPRTPGTPRSLSLLQEKKVALLRTPPKSPATTPKQLRVLNQPLPDLKNVKSKIGSTDNINYQPKGGQVQIQTKKIDLSHVTSKCGSLDNIRHRPGGGNVRIENVKLDFKDKAQPKVGSLDNAHHTPGGGLIMIESHKLLFRDTAKARVDHGAEIIMTQSPGMGMSGTLSPHRHSHLSSSDSINLLEPPQLATLADDVTTALTMQGL
- the map2 gene encoding microtubule-associated protein 2 isoform X4; the encoded protein is MADSRQPEDSHPHWDTSGAQDPSPPPAHGANGYPPSYRACQPGTAHGAAPPSYTSRENGFNGDHAVTAEQVSARIVQEVTAEAVAVLKGEQETRLQSVEDTANLPPSPPPSPAAEHCFRPLEQDVGDEEKEVCPLRRFQNSRERCKFLAPSISVSVPEDDPYHSDEEYYDHPLFSPEWDRSVSSRPTVLAAAFRQIQETVEALTDNFKEEEEEEEEEEVLVLEEEEEEEEMEGAAAEIVAALEELWSGDEPEPDGPLTKPLEQAAAVGEAQAGPPVQAVAFSAALDGPNGREEEVEEEEVAVPEGKEESLDEDLKMDMEKPGSESGCLSPDTEPECPAFSSGDHTAPPLYPKTEMASPSPSLSNSQSQAKEPTKMSISDEPKTVSEKQPSVEVLESSNLTTVAVSGFTRAGDKDQGQGVSSDSNKDKSGMSSYFETLALKADEGSKEAQAAEGYYELSTAGQEKSLGRSSPTVTSPPEINYSMLAQTQSVEKKPDTKTSPMGDQKDTLPALDRSNECRLSPGKLALDQRSYSLNITIGSMDPSGQGLPRNFSPLATDIMSFTSGSLDESVNYLPVTTLSAEKVPPPFPPLILETAASVTSDSSSPPYITGEIPGEKTSPQGSESPESPFPPKYYYKNGTVMAPDLPEMLDLAGTRSRLASENNDPATMRRMSVPADAQGIGSDSLANLVLGDQNQSQSLAKSESQLEELGYCVFSEYSGPMPSPADLHSPIDSPPQRFTPMALEEKMAEEKLKIEARDKLAGDEKTNQLTVCDGSKEKEEAKQVGRKDSASEEKDNKEISHEKSAKEDQNDKPASALKSAESFVTPTVMVTLDEEGKAENEGPETDAEIAAYERQIRRLEMEDRPLSMEEERELQELREKVKDKFLVHQEAYEEVDAEDVYQLTGVAKDRISRPARPSPASSVESTTEEEKVPVMDTEKPKQTGGQTTPPKVDFMAASPSVSGGGVSTTEEEKVPVMDTEKPKQTGGQTTPPTVDFMVTSPSVSGGGVSTTEDEKVPVMDTEKPKQTGGQTTPPKVDFMATSPSVSGGGVSTTEEEKGKVSEEKLKKEQVVEVKEKHIEEKQKEDGEEDYIEQVVEQEEIMIEIKPTNPGEKEEKFEKDIMKDKEEEEEEEEEEEEEEEEDGEVLAGAGAAVDDVPEPRAAIESVVTVEDDFITVVQTIDEGEEPGHSVRFSAPPEPETPQALHEQEEEEEEESQEVEIMEAASLEEVGDVSEEVCEKEVQASPEKEVQTETEGQTESYDRDETTMDDSILDSSWVDTQDLCTVDVDDDKSMATEQIEPLRADRVPAPPVKKEKTPQQQKQEKQPVNPKAKGGRVKAREGHVSTPERKPIHKQPVYIPREDVKKTKAVIKKTELTKKAEMRSSPSRKSVLKSTAVRHSRPAQAHPCARRKPTVGVPEGRRPLSVARQSRDRASDGGSQSPKRSSLPRPTSILSRRTHHHPHDQEESSTSITSSGSTAPRRPTSFRTEVRAEHRTGRAPSWTGTQSMRSRSLCSGPTTPRTPGSTAITPGTPPSYSYSCRTPGTPRTPGTPRSLSLLQEKKVALLRTPPKSPATTPKQLRVLNQPLPDLKNVKSKIGSTDNINYQPKGGQVQIQTKKIDLSHVTSKCGSLDNIRHRPGGGNVRIENVKLDFKDKAQPKVGSLDNAHHTPGGGLIMIESHKLLFRDTAKARVDHGAEIIMTQSPGMGMSGTLSPHRHSHLSSSDSINLLEPPQLATLADDVTTALTMQGL